The genome window GGTAAGCATCACATAATTTGATACCTGCTATTTTAGCAATTGCATAAGGTTCATTGGTTTCTTCCAGCAAACCTGTTAAAAGATATTCCTCTTTCAAAGGCTGCGGAGCTAATTTCGGATAGATACAGCTTGAACCCAGGAACATCAGTTTTTTGACACCTGTTTCATAAGCCTGATGAATTACATTATTCTGGATTGATAAATTCTCATAGAGAAAATCAGCTCTGTAAGTGTTATTAGCGATAATACCGCCTACTTTTGCGGCAGCAAGAAATACATAATCAGGTTTCTCTGCTGCAAAAAAGTCTGTTACAGCCTGCTGATTACGCAAGTCTAACTCTGAAGAAGTCCGGGTAACCAGGTTTGTATAACCTTCACTCAGCAATTTACGGTGAATAGCTGATCCTACCATCCCACGATGGCCTGCGATATAAATTTTTGCGCTCTTTTCCAATTTGTTCTGAAGTAATGTTCTTACAAAAATACGAATTACAGCCGAGCATAACCACCCATCTAAAATTAAACAGACGCTGAAAAGATTAAATTGTATTTTTGCATAAAAAAAATAATAGTGGGTAAAGATAAGTTAAGGAAATTTGCTGAAATTGATACCTTCCCGAATGTCTATCAGATGGAGGAAGGAATGGCGCTTCAAGGCAAATGGGCATCGCAGCATTTTAAAAATGACAATCCGGTAGTACTGGAACTGGCTTGTGGTAAAGGAGAATATTCAGTTAATATGGCTAAATTTTTCCCGGAGAAGAATTTTATAGGCATAGATTTAAAAGGGAACCGCATCTGGAGAGGGGCGAGAACCGGAGTAGATGAAAACATCAATAACCTGGCATTTTTAAGGATACAGATTGAGGATATTGCAGGCTATTTTGGTGAAAACGAAGTGGATGAGATCTGGATTACTTTTCCTGATCCGCAGCCGCAAGACAGCAGAGAAAAGAAGAGATTAACTTTTCCAGGCTTCCTGAACAAGTATAAAGGCTTTTTAAAACCAGGGGGTAAGATTAATTTAAAGACCGACAATGACGGTTTATATGCTTATACCGTTGAAAAAGTGGAAGAATTAAATCTGCCATGTTATAAAAAGACAGATCATTTATATACTTCAGAATTCTATGATGAGGTATTAAAGATCAAAACGCACTACGAAAGAATTTATTTAAAACAAGATAAAAATATAAATTACATCCAATTCTCTCTTGACTAATGGAACAATCATTTTATGAGCAGGTTTATGAAGTAGTGAGGTTAATCCCAAAAGGGAGAGTAACCTCTTACGGCGCAATTGCGAAAGCTCTTGGAGCTGGAAAATCTTCCCGTTTGGTAGGTTATGCAATGAACAATGCTCATGATGCATTACCTCCTATACCAGCGCACCGGGTCGTAAACCATAAAGGATTACTGACCGGGAAATTTCATTTTCCCACTCCGGAGCTGATGCAGGAATTATTAGAAAACGAAGGACTGGTGATCGAGCAGGATAAGATAAAGGACTTTAAAACCCATTTTTGGGACCCGGCATTGGAGCTGTAATTATTTAAATATTATATGGGCAAATTAGTAGAAGAATTTAATGACTACCGTTCAAAGATGAACGACAGGATCATGGAAACTGCCAACACAAACATCAAGCGTTTCTTTGCACTGGATACCACAACGTATGCTGCCGGAGCACTGGATGTAAAAAGCAAAGAAATGATGGGCCTGGTAGCTTCTATGGTTTTGCGTTGTGATGATTGTATCAAATATCATTTGGAAAAATGTTTTGATGCAGGCGTGAACGATGCAGAAATTAATGAAGTATTCATGATCGCAAACCTGGTTGGCGGTTCTATTGTTATCCCGCATTACCGCCGTGCGGTAGAGTATTGGGATGAATTAAGCATGTAATAGAGCACATGAGCGCAGAAGTGAAAAGATGTGGCTGGTGTGGAACCGACCCTTTGTATATAAAATATCATGACGAAGAATGGGGTAAGCCTGTTTATGATGATCATGTTTTATTTGAATTCCTGATTCTGGAAGGCGCACAGGCTGGTTTAAGCTGGATTACGATTCTGCGCAGACGAGAAGGTTATCGTGCGGCATTTGCTGATTTCGATGTACAAAAGGTTGCCGCTTTTACGCAGGCCGATGCAGAACGGTTAATGAATGATACCGGGATTATCAGAAATAAGCTCAAAGTCAATTCTGCCATTAAAAATGCACAGCTTTTTATAGCAATACAAAAGGAGTTCGGCTCTTTCTCCAACTATATCTGGGGATTTTTGCCAGACCGGAAACCTGTTGTCAATCGTTTCAAATCTCTGGCGGAGGTTCCGGCAAGAACAGAAATATCTGACGCGATTAGTGGCGACATGAAAAAACGGGGTTTCAAGTTTTTCGGAACAACAATTTGTTATGCTCATATGCAGGCTACAGGAATGGTTAATGATCATATTGAGGGCTGTATTGCACGCTAAATGCTGGAGCTGGTTTCTGATTTAACAAATTACCTGAAGCGTCCTTATCTGATCAGGATTCCTGCAAAGGCAGATAAGCCAATTAGCTTGTTATTAAAGTTAGCTTTTATCTGTATCGTAGTGGGTATTGGCTGCGGAATGTTAATGGGAATATTAATCGGGCTGAAGCTGATTCCTGATCCTGGACCATCCGTAATTGACCATAAAAAGATGTCAAAGATTGTACTCTTTGCAATGGCTGTAATTTGGGCCCCTTTATCTGAAGAACTTCTTTTCAGAGCGCAGTTGAGGCGTTTTACGGCTAGCATTGCTTTTATAGCATTTATCTGTGGTGCATTTTTAAGCGTTATAGTTCAAACAAACTGGGCTTTTCTGATCAGTCCTTTTATTTTTATCATTTTATACCTGGTCTACCGGTATAATCTGGCCCGGAGCATCACTTTAAAGTTTGAATTCTGGGAGCGGATTTTTCCGTGGCATTTTCACCTGACCGCGATTTGTTTTGCGCTGGTACATCTCAGTAACTATGAGAAAGGGATCAGCCTGTTACCTTTGGGGATATTGTACACTTTACCTCAGCTGGCTGTAGCTCTTGTTTTGGGTTACACCCGGATGAATTACGGGCTTAAATATTCCATTATACTTCATGCCATGTATAATTTCTTTCCTGTACTTTTATTTATCTCCAAATACTAAAAATAATCGCAAATTAGGTTAGCTCATCTTCAGATGTTAACTTTGGGCAGATAACCTGTGAAGTAGCTGGCAGGGTTCAATATTGATAAAAATATAAATATATACTAATGAAGAAACTTTTCCTGCTTGACGGTATGGCGTTGATCTACAGAGCGCATTTTGCATTAAGTAAAAGCCCTAGATTTACCTCTACCGGTATCAACACCTCCGCAGTAATGGGCTTTGCCAATACTTTAATGGAAGTCCTGAAAAAGGAAAAACCAAGTCATATCGCGGTAGTATTTGATACAGATGCACCTACGGAAAGACACACTGATTTTGTTGCTTATAAGGCACACCGGGAAAGTATGCCAGAAGATTTATCTGCTGCTTTACCTTATATCTTTAAACTGATTGAAGGCTTTAACATTCCTGTAATTACCAAGGATGGTTTTGAAGCAGATGATATTATAGGGACGCTGGCTAAAGAAGCCGAAAAAGCAGGGTTCACTGTTTTTTGTATGACACCTGATAAAGATTTC of Pedobacter cryoconitis contains these proteins:
- the trmB gene encoding tRNA (guanosine(46)-N7)-methyltransferase TrmB, whose translation is MGKDKLRKFAEIDTFPNVYQMEEGMALQGKWASQHFKNDNPVVLELACGKGEYSVNMAKFFPEKNFIGIDLKGNRIWRGARTGVDENINNLAFLRIQIEDIAGYFGENEVDEIWITFPDPQPQDSREKKRLTFPGFLNKYKGFLKPGGKINLKTDNDGLYAYTVEKVEELNLPCYKKTDHLYTSEFYDEVLKIKTHYERIYLKQDKNINYIQFSLD
- a CDS encoding type II CAAX prenyl endopeptidase Rce1 family protein codes for the protein MLELVSDLTNYLKRPYLIRIPAKADKPISLLLKLAFICIVVGIGCGMLMGILIGLKLIPDPGPSVIDHKKMSKIVLFAMAVIWAPLSEELLFRAQLRRFTASIAFIAFICGAFLSVIVQTNWAFLISPFIFIILYLVYRYNLARSITLKFEFWERIFPWHFHLTAICFALVHLSNYEKGISLLPLGILYTLPQLAVALVLGYTRMNYGLKYSIILHAMYNFFPVLLFISKY
- a CDS encoding carboxymuconolactone decarboxylase family protein, yielding MGKLVEEFNDYRSKMNDRIMETANTNIKRFFALDTTTYAAGALDVKSKEMMGLVASMVLRCDDCIKYHLEKCFDAGVNDAEINEVFMIANLVGGSIVIPHYRRAVEYWDELSM
- a CDS encoding DNA-3-methyladenine glycosylase I, encoding MSAEVKRCGWCGTDPLYIKYHDEEWGKPVYDDHVLFEFLILEGAQAGLSWITILRRREGYRAAFADFDVQKVAAFTQADAERLMNDTGIIRNKLKVNSAIKNAQLFIAIQKEFGSFSNYIWGFLPDRKPVVNRFKSLAEVPARTEISDAISGDMKKRGFKFFGTTICYAHMQATGMVNDHIEGCIAR
- a CDS encoding MGMT family protein is translated as MEQSFYEQVYEVVRLIPKGRVTSYGAIAKALGAGKSSRLVGYAMNNAHDALPPIPAHRVVNHKGLLTGKFHFPTPELMQELLENEGLVIEQDKIKDFKTHFWDPALEL